GGCCGCCTACGGCCATGATGTGCTCGAGTGGGACGGATTCGAGGTGCTGCGCGACATCCGCGAGCTGCGAGTGACCTGCTATGCAGCTCAGCGCGCGAGTGAGGAGCCGTCACTCCGACCGGAAGCCGAGCTGCGAGTTGCCTCCATTCGCGGTCTACGCGGGCCGCGGCCTTGGCCAGACTGGACGCCCCTGAGTTGAGAGTCAAAGCCCGTCACGCAAGGTTCCGCCGTTCGAACGTATGTTCCATCCTGGCCATGTGGGCATGAACCGGCGCTATCCGTTCGCCGAGCACGGGACGGACGTCCGTCAGGGGACGACCTGATGTGCGATTGAGTTGGGTCGGAGCATCACAGCTCACGATGCCCCGGCCCCAGGCATCGACCTGCATGGGCGTACGTGCGACTGCTTCTGGTGCAGGTATGGATTAGAGCAGTCCGTGTAGTCGCGGGCGGTGCGGTTACGTACTAGGCGCGCAAGCGCCGACTGTCCGGCGACAGCCCGGAAGCACCGGCGCTAGCCGGGGGCGGGTGGGAGCGCGCACAGCGGGCGCGGGAGGAGCGGAGCGACGGAGTGCGCGCAAAGCACGCGTGGGGTGTACGCGCGGCTACTTCTGGTGCAGGTGTTGATAGAGCAGTCCGGGTGGTCGCGGGCGGTGCGGTTGCGTACGAGGCGCGCTAGCGCCGACTGTCCGGCGACAGCCCGGAAGCACCGGCGCTAGCCGGGGGCGGGTGGGAGCGCGCATGGCGGGCGCGGGAGGAGCGGAGCGACGGAGTGCGCGCAAAGCACGCGTGGGGCGTACGTGTGGGGTGCGCTGGGCGGGGCGTACGCGTGGGTGCGCCGGGCGGGGCGTACGCGTGGAGTTAGAACGGGAGTTTGGGTTGGGGTGGGGCGTGGGTGGGGTCTACGCCGTCGAAGAGGCTGCTTACTGATTCGCCGTCGTGGATTCGTTTGATGGCTTGGGCGAAGAGGGCGGAGACCGAGGTGACCTGGAGTTCGGGGAAGCCGGCCGGGCGGGGGACGGTGTCGGTGCTGATGACCTCGGTGACGGAGGGGTGGGTGCGGAGGCGGTCGACGGCGGGGCCGGCGAACAGGCCGTGGGTGCAGGCGACGGCGGCCTGGGTGCAGCCGCGGTCCTTGAGGCGGTCGAGGAGTTCGATGATCGAGCCGCCGGTGGCGATTTCGTCGTCGAGGATGATGGCGCGTTTGCCGGCCACCTCGCCGACGATCGCGTCGATCACCACGCGGTCGTCCGCGAGCCGCTGCTTGCTGCCGGCCGCGACGGGTACGCCGAGCAGGCGCGCGAACTGGGTCGCCGTCTTCGCGTTGCCGAGGTCGGGGCTGACGACGACCGTGTCGGACAGGTCGCGGCCGCGGAAGTGGTCGGCGAGTACGCCGATCGCGGTCAGGTGGTCGACCGGCACCGAGAAGAAGCCGTGTACCTGCGGCGCGTGCAGGGCCATCGTGAGTACGCGATTGGCACCGGCGGTCGTGAGCATGTCCGCGACCAGCCGCCCACCGATCGAGATCCGGGAGGCGTCCTTCTTGTCGGAGCGCGCGTACGCGTAGTGCGGGATGACGGCCGTGATCTGCGCCGCCGACGCGCCACGCGCGGCGTCGATCATCAGCAGCAGCTCCATCAGGTGTTCCTGCGTCGGCGGTACGAGCGGTTGCACGATGTACACGTCTCGTTGCCGGCAGTTCGTCTGGAGTTGGACTTGTAGGCAGTCGTTGCTGAAACGATGGATTTCCACCGGTGACAGCGGAACGCCAAGATCACTGCAGATCTGCTCCGCCAACTCGGTGTGGGCACTTCCGCTGAACACGACGATTTCTCGCACGGCTCTCCCCGAAACGCTGCGACCCGAACAGCTGCACCCTATCCCGAGGTGTTCATCCGGCGATGATCCGGGCCAGTGTTTCGGCCGCGGCACGGCAGTTCGACGCCGACGCGTCGAGATGTGTGACCACCCGCAACTGCGTGGCGCCGACCCCGCCCACCAGCACGCCACCACCACGAGCGGCCTCAACCACCTCCGCCACCGACTTCCCGGTACCGGCGAGGTCCGCGACGACGATGTTCGTCTCGACGTGATCCGGCTTCACCGACCCAGGCGCCGCGTCGGCGAGCACACTCGCGATCAACCGGGCATTCGCATGGTCCTCAGCCAGCCGCTCCACGTTGTGCTCCAACGCGTACAGCCCGGCCGCGGCCAGCACGCCCGCCTGCCGCCACCCGGCACCGAGCCGCTTCCGCCAGACCCGCGCCTCCCGGATGAGCTCCGCCGGCCCGACCAGAACCGAGCCGACCGGCGCTCCCAGTCCCTTCGACAGGCAAACGCTCGCAGCCGCCGCCCGGGACGCGAAGGAAGCGGGTGTACGCCCCGTGGCCACCGCCGCGTTCCACAGCCGCGCGCCGTCCAGATGCAGCGGCAGACCGCGCGCGTCGAGCTCATCGGCCAGCGCGTCGTACTCGTGCTGGATCGACCCGCCGCCGAAGTTGTGCGTGTTCTCGACCGAAACGGCCGACGTCTGTACGAAGTACGGCCCGAGGTCCGGCGCGATCAGCGCCCGGATCTGCTCGAGATCGATCAGTCCGGCCGGCGCGCTCCAGGTCCGGGTGGTGACGCCGCTGGCGGCCGCGTGTGAGCCGAGCTCGGCGCGGACGATGTGGGCGCTCGCCTCGCACAGCACCTCGCCGCCGCGCGGCACCAGGGCGCGTACGCCGAGCACGTTCGCCAGCGAACCGGTCACCGTGAACAGACCGGCTTCGTGCCCGAGCAGACCGGCGACGTGCTCTTCCAGGGCGTTGACGGTCGGGTCCTCGCCGTACACGTCGTCGCCCAGCGGCGCAGACGTCATCGCCGCCAGCATGCCCGCCGAGGGCCGCGTCACGGTGTCGGACCGAAGATCGATCACGCCGGTCGCGCCGGCCGCACCGGTCATGCCTGCGCGCCCCGCAGCCGCTCGGCCACCAGGAACGCCAGCTCGAGCGACTGGTGCCGGTTCAGCCGCGGGTCGCAGGCGGTCTCGTAGCGGTTCACCAGGTCCTCGGCGACCAGCTCCTCGCCGCCGCCGAGGCACTCGGTGACGTCGTCACCGGTGAGCTCCATGTGTACGCCACCCGGCCATGTCCCGACCTGTTCGTGCGCGTCGAAGAAGCCCTGGACCTCGTCCATCACGTCGTCGAAGTTGCGGGTCTTGTACCCGTTCGGCGTCTCGTACGTGTTGCCGTGCATCGGGTCGCAGACCCACGCGATCGGCGAACCGTGGTCGCGGACGGCCTCGAGCAGAGGAGGCAGCGCGGACCGGATCTTGCCGGCGCCCATCCGGGTGATGAAGGTCAGCCGGCCTTCGATGCCCTTCGGGTTCAGCTTGTCGGTCAGCGCCCGGATGTACTCGGGCGTGGTCGTCGGGCCGATCTTCACGCCGAGCGGGTTCGACAGCGAGGCCAGGAACTCGACGTGCGCGCCGTCCAGCTGCCGGGTCCGCTCCCCCACCCAGAGCAGGTGGCCGGACACGTTGTACGGCTGCTCGGTGCGCGAGTCGATCCGGGTCAGCGCGTGCTCGTACTCCAGGATCAGCGCCTCGTGCGACGCGTAGAAGTCGACCGTCCGGAACTCGTCGGAGGTCGCGCCGCAGGCCCGCATGAAGGCGAGCGCGCGCTCGATCTCGGACGCCAGCTGCTCGTACCGGCGGCCGACCGGCGAGGACTTCACGAAGTCGGTGTTCCAGGCGTGCACCTGGTGCAGGTCCGCGTACCCGCCGGTGGTGAACGCGCGGGTCAGGTTCAGCGTCGCGGCGGCCGCGTTGTACACGCCGCGGAGCCGGTTCGGGTCCGGAATCCGGGACTCGGGGGTGAAGTCGAAGCCGTTCACGGCGTCACCGCGGTACGACGGCAGCGTCACGCCGTCGCGGGTCTCCTCGCCGGAGCTGCGCGGTTTCGCGTACTGGCCGGCGATCCGCCCGATCTTCACCACGGGCACGCTCGCGGCGTACTGGAGCACGACCGACATCTGCAGCAGCACCCGGAGTTTGGCGCGGATGTTCTCGGCGGTCACGCCGGCGAACGTCTCGGCACAGTCGCCGCCCTGCAGGATGAACGCCTCACCGCGGGCGACCGCCCCGATCTTCGTGGTCAGGTCGTCGCACTCACCGGCGAACACCAGCGGCGGCAGCGTCCGGAGCTCACCGATCACCTGGTCGAGCACAGCCGGGTCCGGCCATTCCGGCTGCTGCAGCGGCTTGAGCGCCCGCAACTCGTCAAGAGTCGGAACCCCAGGCACCTCACCGGTCGTCAACGTCGCAAATTGCATGCCCCAACTCTAGGCGAACCCGTCCAGCGGGCCGCGATCGTCTCAGGTGAGTGAGCCAGGATCCGGGGGTACGTCGACGGCATGGCTGCGGAGTACGCCGAGGGGGACGGTTTCGAGGGAACGGACGTGGGTGGCGGCCAGGACGACCGGGGTCGCGGCGCCGGCGCGGTAGGACTGGAGCCAGCGGGCCGCCACGACACACCAGCGGTCGCCGGGCTCCAGGCCGGGGAAGCCGTACTCGGGGCGTGGGGTGATCAGGTCGTTCCCCACCGATGCCTGATGGGTCAGGAACTCGGCGGTGACGACCGCGCACACGGTGTGGCTGCCGAGGTCCTCGGGGCCGGTGGTGCAGCAGCCGTCACGGTAGAAGCCGGTGACCGGATCGGTGCCGCACTCCTCCAGCGGCTCGCCGAGCACGTTCAGGTCGCGGTCCATGGCGGCAGCGGTCAGCTGGCCTTCGTGTCGCCGAGGCGGAGGTGCTCGTCGACCGACTCGCCGGCCTTGATCAGTTCCTTCGCCTTGTCCGCGTACATGTCGACGTACTCCTGGCCGGACAGGTCCATCAGCGCGTACATGATCTCGTCGGTGACCGAGCGGAGCACGAACCGGTCGCGCTCCATGCCCTCGTACCGGGAGAAGTCCATCGGCGTGCCGAACGCCACACCCGGACGGACCAGGCGCGGCAGCAGCCGGCCCTTCTCGCGGTAGAACCACTTCGGCCAGATCCGGCCCGGCGGCTGCAGCTTCTCGGTGCCGATCATCGCCACCGGGATCACCGGTACGCCGGCCACGATCGCCATCCGGGCGACGCCGGTCTTGCCCTTGTACAGCCGGCCGTCGGGCGAGCGGGTGCCCTCCGGGTAGATCCCGAACAGGCCGCCCTGCTCGAGGATGCCGAGGCCGGTGTTCAGCGCGGCCAGCGAGGCCCGGCCGCCGGAGCGGTCGATCGGGATCTGGCCGACCGAGCGGAAGAACGTCGCGACCAGCTTGCCCTTCAGGCCGGGCGCGGTGAAGTACTCCGACTTGGCCGGGAAGACGATCTGCCGCGGCACCGAGACCGGCAGGAAGATCGAGTCCGAGAAGGCCAGGTGGTTACTGACCAGCAGCGCCGGGCCCTCGGTCGGTACGTGCTCGACGCCGGTCACCTTCGGCCGGAAGAACAGCTTGACCAGTGGCGCGACCAGGAACCGTCTCAGGAACAGGTACAGCATCCGCCTCGACCTCCGTCATTCGCCGGCACATTCCGACTCGCTCACCCGACAACGCTCACCGACCCATAGTCGGTCAGTACCCACTTCCGGCACCAGTGCCCGCCGGTGGCGGTCCGGCGACGACTTCGGCACCGACCGTTCCGGACCGGACACTACGTTCCAGCTTCCCTCTCAGGCAATGTCACCGCCAGGAATGTAGGCGTTGCGCACCGTGTTGTCACCTCGATGCAGACTGGATGCAGACTGGGCGCGACCCAGATGCGACGATTGACACAACGCGCCGGCCGCCCCCGGTCCGCGCGTTGTGAGGACCGTGACCCGGCGAGGAGTCGAGCGTGCCAGTGCAAGCCCACGCGGAGGAGTTTCGCAGTCCCGGGACCGGGGAGAACGCGGCCGTCGGCGTGCTGCTCAGCCATGGGTTCACCGGTTCGCCGATCTCGATGCGGCCGTTCGGCGAGCACCTGGCCGCGCAGGGGTACGGCGTCGCGATCCCCCGGCTGCCCGGGCATGGGACCAGCTGGCAGGAGATGAACACCACCGGCTGGCCGGACTGGTACGCCGTGCTCGACAACGAGCTGGCGCGCCTGCGCAAGGAGCACGACCAGGTGTTCCTGGTCGGGCTGTCGATGGGCGGCTGCCTGGTGCTCCGGCTGGCCGAGCAGCACGGCGCCGACATTTCCGGACTGGTCCTGATCAACCCATCGGTCCGCACGGACGACAAGCGGCTCGTACTGCTCCCGGTGCTGGCCCGCCTGCTGCCGTCCTTCCCGGGCATCTCGAACGACATCAAGAAACCGGGCGCGAACGAGTACGCGTACGACCGGATGCCCTTGCGCGCGCTGCACTCGCTGTCCCAGCTGTGGAAGGTCACCCGGGAGGATCTGGCCAAAGTCACGCAGCCGGTGCTGTTGTTCCGCAGTACTGTCGATCATGTGGTGGAGCCGAGCTCGGGGCGGACGGTACTGTCCTCGATCTCGTCCCGCGACGTGACCGAGACCCTGCTCGAGGACAGCTATCACGTGGCAACTCTGGACAACGACGCACCGCGGATCTTCGCGGACTCGGCAGCCTTCATCGAGCGGCTGAGCGGGTCGGTGAGCGGTAGCGATGATGCGTGACAACGGACTGACGGCGGCGTCGTACACGTCGCTCGGCGGGATCGACCCGTTGGTGGCGGAACCGGTGCTGGACGCGCTCGCGGCGGCCGGGATCGCGGCGTACTGCGAGAACCAGTCCGAAGCCCGGACGCCGGAGGAGGCCGCCGAGCCGCCGGTCCGGATTCCGGTCGGGTACGAGGTGATCTACGTCGACGCGGAGGCGGTCGAGCAGGCCCGGCCGGTGATCGACCGGAGCACCGAGGACGCGGAGTGGAAGTCGCTGGTCGAGCAGTTCAACCAGCCGTCCGCGCCCGGACACGACGGCGCCGAGGACCCGGTGCCGCGCTGGCCGGTCAGTGAGGACGTCGACGACAAGTACGAGCCGCTGATCGACG
The genomic region above belongs to Kribbella solani and contains:
- a CDS encoding alpha/beta fold hydrolase, which codes for MPVQAHAEEFRSPGTGENAAVGVLLSHGFTGSPISMRPFGEHLAAQGYGVAIPRLPGHGTSWQEMNTTGWPDWYAVLDNELARLRKEHDQVFLVGLSMGGCLVLRLAEQHGADISGLVLINPSVRTDDKRLVLLPVLARLLPSFPGISNDIKKPGANEYAYDRMPLRALHSLSQLWKVTREDLAKVTQPVLLFRSTVDHVVEPSSGRTVLSSISSRDVTETLLEDSYHVATLDNDAPRIFADSAAFIERLSGSVSGSDDA
- a CDS encoding lysophospholipid acyltransferase family protein; this encodes MLYLFLRRFLVAPLVKLFFRPKVTGVEHVPTEGPALLVSNHLAFSDSIFLPVSVPRQIVFPAKSEYFTAPGLKGKLVATFFRSVGQIPIDRSGGRASLAALNTGLGILEQGGLFGIYPEGTRSPDGRLYKGKTGVARMAIVAGVPVIPVAMIGTEKLQPPGRIWPKWFYREKGRLLPRLVRPGVAFGTPMDFSRYEGMERDRFVLRSVTDEIMYALMDLSGQEYVDMYADKAKELIKAGESVDEHLRLGDTKAS
- a CDS encoding threonine aldolase family protein, with product MTGAAGATGVIDLRSDTVTRPSAGMLAAMTSAPLGDDVYGEDPTVNALEEHVAGLLGHEAGLFTVTGSLANVLGVRALVPRGGEVLCEASAHIVRAELGSHAAASGVTTRTWSAPAGLIDLEQIRALIAPDLGPYFVQTSAVSVENTHNFGGGSIQHEYDALADELDARGLPLHLDGARLWNAAVATGRTPASFASRAAAASVCLSKGLGAPVGSVLVGPAELIREARVWRKRLGAGWRQAGVLAAAGLYALEHNVERLAEDHANARLIASVLADAAPGSVKPDHVETNIVVADLAGTGKSVAEVVEAARGGGVLVGGVGATQLRVVTHLDASASNCRAAAETLARIIAG
- a CDS encoding ribose-phosphate diphosphokinase, with protein sequence MREIVVFSGSAHTELAEQICSDLGVPLSPVEIHRFSNDCLQVQLQTNCRQRDVYIVQPLVPPTQEHLMELLLMIDAARGASAAQITAVIPHYAYARSDKKDASRISIGGRLVADMLTTAGANRVLTMALHAPQVHGFFSVPVDHLTAIGVLADHFRGRDLSDTVVVSPDLGNAKTATQFARLLGVPVAAGSKQRLADDRVVIDAIVGEVAGKRAIILDDEIATGGSIIELLDRLKDRGCTQAAVACTHGLFAGPAVDRLRTHPSVTEVISTDTVPRPAGFPELQVTSVSALFAQAIKRIHDGESVSSLFDGVDPTHAPPQPKLPF
- a CDS encoding class II 3-deoxy-7-phosphoheptulonate synthase, whose amino-acid sequence is MQFATLTTGEVPGVPTLDELRALKPLQQPEWPDPAVLDQVIGELRTLPPLVFAGECDDLTTKIGAVARGEAFILQGGDCAETFAGVTAENIRAKLRVLLQMSVVLQYAASVPVVKIGRIAGQYAKPRSSGEETRDGVTLPSYRGDAVNGFDFTPESRIPDPNRLRGVYNAAAATLNLTRAFTTGGYADLHQVHAWNTDFVKSSPVGRRYEQLASEIERALAFMRACGATSDEFRTVDFYASHEALILEYEHALTRIDSRTEQPYNVSGHLLWVGERTRQLDGAHVEFLASLSNPLGVKIGPTTTPEYIRALTDKLNPKGIEGRLTFITRMGAGKIRSALPPLLEAVRDHGSPIAWVCDPMHGNTYETPNGYKTRNFDDVMDEVQGFFDAHEQVGTWPGGVHMELTGDDVTECLGGGEELVAEDLVNRYETACDPRLNRHQSLELAFLVAERLRGAQA
- a CDS encoding DUF2237 family protein, which produces MDRDLNVLGEPLEECGTDPVTGFYRDGCCTTGPEDLGSHTVCAVVTAEFLTHQASVGNDLITPRPEYGFPGLEPGDRWCVVAARWLQSYRAGAATPVVLAATHVRSLETVPLGVLRSHAVDVPPDPGSLT